In Drosophila yakuba strain Tai18E2 chromosome X, Prin_Dyak_Tai18E2_2.1, whole genome shotgun sequence, a single genomic region encodes these proteins:
- the LOC6525758 gene encoding frequenin-1 isoform X1, whose protein sequence is MGKKNSKLKQDTIDRLTTDTYFTEKEIRQWHKGFLKDCPNGLLTEQGFIKIYKQFFPDGDPSKFASLVFRVFDENNDGAIEFEEFIRALSITSRGNLDEKLHWAFRLYDVDNDGYITREEMYNIVDAIYQMVGQQPQTEDENTPQKRVDKIFDQMDKNHDDRLTLEEFREGSKADPRIVQALSLGGD, encoded by the exons ATGGGCAAGAAGAACTCAAAATTGAAGCAGGACACCATCGATCGCCTGACAACAGACACATACT TCACTGAAAAGGAAATTCGTCAATG GCACAAGGGCTTTCTCAAAGACTGTCCGAATGGCTTGCTGACCGAACAA GGCTTCATCAAAATCTATAAGCAATTCTTCCCCGACGGAGACCCCAGCAAATTTGCCTCCCTGGTCTTTCGTGTCTTCGATGAGAATAAT GATGGCGCCATTGAGTTCGAGGAGTTCATTCGGGCCCTGTCCATCACATCACGCGGAAATCTGGACGAGAAGCTGCACT GGGCTTTCCGCTTGTACGACGTGGACAACGATGGCTACATAACCCGCGAGGAGATGTACAACATAGTGGACGCCATCTACCAGATGGTA GGACAGCAGCCGCAGACGGAGGATGAGAACACGCCGCAGAAGCGGGTGGACAAGATCTTCGATCAGATGGACAAGAACCACGACGATCGGCTGACGCTGGAGGAGTTCCGCGAGGGCAGTAAAGCTGATCCACGTATAGTGCAGGCGTTAAGTTTAGGTGGTGATTAG
- the LOC6525758 gene encoding frequenin-1 isoform X2, translating to MGFIKIYKQFFPDGDPSKFASLVFRVFDENNDGAIEFEEFIRALSITSRGNLDEKLHWAFRLYDVDNDGYITREEMYNIVDAIYQMVGQQPQTEDENTPQKRVDKIFDQMDKNHDDRLTLEEFREGSKADPRIVQALSLGGD from the exons ATG GGCTTCATCAAAATCTATAAGCAATTCTTCCCCGACGGAGACCCCAGCAAATTTGCCTCCCTGGTCTTTCGTGTCTTCGATGAGAATAAT GATGGCGCCATTGAGTTCGAGGAGTTCATTCGGGCCCTGTCCATCACATCACGCGGAAATCTGGACGAGAAGCTGCACT GGGCTTTCCGCTTGTACGACGTGGACAACGATGGCTACATAACCCGCGAGGAGATGTACAACATAGTGGACGCCATCTACCAGATGGTA GGACAGCAGCCGCAGACGGAGGATGAGAACACGCCGCAGAAGCGGGTGGACAAGATCTTCGATCAGATGGACAAGAACCACGACGATCGGCTGACGCTGGAGGAGTTCCGCGAGGGCAGTAAAGCTGATCCACGTATAGTGCAGGCGTTAAGTTTAGGTGGTGATTAG
- the LOC6525758 gene encoding frequenin-1 isoform X3, with product MDGAIEFEEFIRALSITSRGNLDEKLHWAFRLYDVDNDGYITREEMYNIVDAIYQMVGQQPQTEDENTPQKRVDKIFDQMDKNHDDRLTLEEFREGSKADPRIVQALSLGGD from the exons ATG GATGGCGCCATTGAGTTCGAGGAGTTCATTCGGGCCCTGTCCATCACATCACGCGGAAATCTGGACGAGAAGCTGCACT GGGCTTTCCGCTTGTACGACGTGGACAACGATGGCTACATAACCCGCGAGGAGATGTACAACATAGTGGACGCCATCTACCAGATGGTA GGACAGCAGCCGCAGACGGAGGATGAGAACACGCCGCAGAAGCGGGTGGACAAGATCTTCGATCAGATGGACAAGAACCACGACGATCGGCTGACGCTGGAGGAGTTCCGCGAGGGCAGTAAAGCTGATCCACGTATAGTGCAGGCGTTAAGTTTAGGTGGTGATTAG